The Vicinamibacteria bacterium genome contains the following window.
CCGTCTCGCGAAACCCTACCGGAGCGAGAGCCACGTGGACGTTCTCCTCGCGAGCAACATGATCTCGGTCGGGGTGGACATCGACCGCCTCGGTTTGATGGTCGTTGCCGGACAGCCCAAGACGACGAGCGAGTACATTCAGGCTTCGAGCCGGGTCGGGCGGCAGACGAAGTGGCCCGGGCTCGTCGTGACCTGCTTCAACGTGCACAAACCGCGCGATCGCTCGCATTACGAGCGCTTCGCCGCGTATCACGAGAGCTTCTATCGTTTCGTCGAGGCGACGAGCCTGACGCCCTTCTCGGGGCCCGCGCTCGACCGCGGTCTCGCGGGAACGCTCGTGGCGATGACCCGGCTGGGCGATCGGGACCTGACCCGTCCGGCCTCGGCGATGGTTCTTTCCGATCATCGCGACTCCGGCGATCGGGCCGCGGAGGCCGTGGCCGAGCGGGCCGGCCGTCACACGAAGCTCACGACCGCGGAGCACGAGAAGCTCGTCGAGAGGATTCGCGGCCGGGCGCAAAACCTCCTGGACGCCTGGGGATCTCTTGCGGAGCAAGCCCGCCACGCGGCGACGAACCTCGCTTACTCGCGGTTCGATCGAGAAAAGGACGCGGGAACCCCGCTCCTTCATACGGCGGACGACGTGATCCCCGCCCCCGGCTCGGATGAAGCCAAGTTCATCGCACCGACGTCGATGCGCGACGTCGAGCCTTCGGTGCACCTCTGGATCGAGAGGAAGCGGCTGGGGGCCCTGGGGGTGAAGAGCTGATGGCGAAAGCGGTGGGCTGGGGGAAGAAGCACGTCTTTCTCCGTCCGGAAGGCCAGGTGCGACAAAGCCAGGTCATCACCACCTACGGTGCGGGCGCTCTCATCGATCTCGTGGATCAGGCGGTCCTCGTCGGAGGGCTCGACTTCTGGGACTACGGCCAATCGGGATATCGCATCATCCAGGAGCCTCGCTTGCGAGACGCGCTCGCCGAGAGCTTTCGCGCAGCGGGACGCGAGCTTTCGTTCGAGAACGCGTTTCGGGAGCCACCCGCGGGGGACGGCCGGCAGCCCTCGCGAGCGGTCGGGATTCAGGTCCTCGAGATGCCGCGGTGGTTCGTGTGTCAGAACCCGCGCTGCCGGGCGCTCGTCCGAAGCGACGGCCTCGACCTCAAAGGAGGCCGGTACCGCCACCAGTGCGAGCAGAAGAAAGGGACGGAGTGCGTCCCCGTCCGGTTCGTGGGCGCCTGCCGTCGGGGTCATATTCAGGAGTTTCCCTGGATCTACTTCGTACACCGGGCTGTCGAAAGGCGGTGTCCCTCACCGAGCTTGAAGCTTCTCGAGGGCGCCACGGGCGATTTCTCCGAGGTGAGCGTTCAGTGCGCGTGCGGCGCCCGGGAGAAGCTTTCGGGGGCGATCGCTCCCGAAGCCAATCCCCCGTGCGAGGGAAAGCGTCCGTGGCTCGGGGTCGAAGGCGACGAGGAATGCTCGGAGCCGCTGCGGCTCCTGGTGCGGACCGCGAGTAACGGCTACTTTCCTCAAGTGGTGAGCGCGCTCTCCCTTCCCGAGAAGGGTCGTGAGCTCGAAGTCGCGGTGCGGACGAACTGGGACGTCCTCCAGGCCGCAACGCGGGAGACGATCACCGCTTTTCGAGCGATCCCCAAGGTGAAAGCCGCGGTCGAGGGATACACGGACGAGCAGGTGCTGAAAGCGGTCCAGGCGGTCAAACAGGATCTGCCGGTTGCGAGAAAGCCGATCCGCACCGCGGAGTTCGAGCAGCTCATCGATTCCAAGCCCGAGGCCCCTGGCGATCTTCCTCGAGCGGAAGACGCGTTTTATGCGAGGAGCTTTGCCCCGAAGACGGGTTTGCCGGGGAAGGTGTCCCAGATCGTCCTGGTCCGGAAGCTTAGAGAGGTGCAGGCCCAGGTTGGCTTCACCCGCATCGAGCCGGTGACGCCCGACCTTCAAGGCGAGTTCGACCTTCAGGTCCAGTCCCAGGTGCTGGGTCTGACCACGAACTGGATTCCCGCATCCGAAATCCGAGGTGAAGGCGTCTTCCTCCGGCTCGACGAGAAAGCGGTCCGCGACTGGGAGGAGCGAGATTCCGTCCGGAGGCGCGGCCTCGAGCTTCTCCGAGGCTACGACGCCTGGGCGGCGGAGCTCAGGAACGCCCCCGAGTTTCCCGGAGTGCGCTTCTACCTCCTCCACTCACTCGCGCACCTTCTCGTCTCCGCGATCTCCCTCGAGTGCGGCTACAGCGCGAGCGCCCTCCGCGAGCGGATCTATTGCG
Protein-coding sequences here:
- a CDS encoding DUF1998 domain-containing protein; protein product: MAKAVGWGKKHVFLRPEGQVRQSQVITTYGAGALIDLVDQAVLVGGLDFWDYGQSGYRIIQEPRLRDALAESFRAAGRELSFENAFREPPAGDGRQPSRAVGIQVLEMPRWFVCQNPRCRALVRSDGLDLKGGRYRHQCEQKKGTECVPVRFVGACRRGHIQEFPWIYFVHRAVERRCPSPSLKLLEGATGDFSEVSVQCACGAREKLSGAIAPEANPPCEGKRPWLGVEGDEECSEPLRLLVRTASNGYFPQVVSALSLPEKGRELEVAVRTNWDVLQAATRETITAFRAIPKVKAAVEGYTDEQVLKAVQAVKQDLPVARKPIRTAEFEQLIDSKPEAPGDLPRAEDAFYARSFAPKTGLPGKVSQIVLVRKLREVQAQVGFTRIEPVTPDLQGEFDLQVQSQVLGLTTNWIPASEIRGEGVFLRLDEKAVRDWEERDSVRRRGLELLRGYDAWAAELRNAPEFPGVRFYLLHSLAHLLVSAISLECGYSASALRERIYCAPANSDLPMAAILLSTGSAGTEGTLGGLVEQGRQIGDHLERAFDMGSLCSNDPVCASHSPENDPSERTLEGAACHGCLFIAECSCERFNRYLDRALVVPTIGHDPELAFFSEKP